One Nicotiana sylvestris chromosome 12, ASM39365v2, whole genome shotgun sequence genomic window carries:
- the LOC104228755 gene encoding uncharacterized protein: MAENQPLLRSDDNEVVRESEGTERKSTASARVVSLDVFRGLCVFLMMLVDYAGSVFPSIAHSPWNGVRLADFVMPFFLFVVGVSLAIVNKIVVDRTRATLKVVIRTLKLFLLGVFLQGGYLHGITGLTYGVDIEKIRWMGILQRIAVGYIVAALCEIWFPCQGMKRVTLLSNYIWQWCIVFLLSAIHGGLLYGLYVPDWQFRALQSTGSSIYEVKCSVRGDLGPACNSAGMIDRYILGMDHLYAKPVYRNMKECYGSNNSRASTTTPSWCHAPFDPEGILSSLTAAAACIIGLQYGHILVKFQDHKERLCSWSVLSLSLLVVGLFLAFIGVPLNKSLYTISYLLVTSAAAGITFCLLYVLVDIYGWRRLMFVLEWMGKHSLSIFILITSNIAVILIQGFYWRDPRNNIVRWVVTKFVQK; this comes from the exons ATGGCAGAAAATCAGCCATTATTACGAAGCGACGATAACGAAGTGGTGCGTGAAAGTGAAGGAACTGAAAGGAAAAGTACAGCTTCTGCTCGTGTTGTTTCTCTCGATGTTTTTAGAGGCCTTTGCGTTTTT CTTATGATGCTTGTGGATTATGCTGGTTCTGTTTTCCCAAGCATTGCTCATTCCCCGTGGAATGGTGTCCGCTTGGCAGACTTTGTAATGCCTTTCTTCCTCTTTGTTGTTGGAGTTTCCCTGGCAATTGTAAATAAG ATAGTTGTAGACAGAACAAGGGCAACCTTGAAAGTTGTGATTAGGACATTGAAACTATTTCTCCTTGGTGTTTTCCTTCAAG GGGGTTACTTGCATGGGATAACTGGTTTGACCTATGGTGTAGATATTGAAAAAATACGATGGATGGGAATCTTACAG AGGATAGCTGTTGGATATATTGTAGCAGCTTTGTGTGAGATATGGTTTCCATGTCAAGGGATGAAAAGAGTCACCCTTCTCAGCAATTATATTTGGCAATG GTGTATCGTGTTCCTATTGTCTGCTATACATGGTGGGTTGTTATATGGTTTGTATGTACCTGATTGGCAATTCAGAGCATTGCAGTCTACAGGCAGCAGCATTTATGAG GTAAAATGTTCTGTTAGAGGTGATCTTGGACCGGCATGTAATTCTGCTGGAATGATTGATCGCTATATTCTTGGAATGGATCACCTCTATGCAAAACCTGTATATAGAAATATGAAG GAATGCTATGGATCCAACAATTCTAGAGCTTCCACGACTACGCCTTCTTGGTGCCATGCCCCTTTTGATCCTGAAGGCATTTTGAG TTCACTAACAGCTGCTGCTGCGTGCATCATTGGACTCCAATACGGTCACATACTTGTTAAATTTCAG GATCATAAAGAACGGCTATGCAGTTGGTCTGTCCTCTCACTTTCACTTCTTGTTGTTGGTTTGTTCCTTGCCTTCATAG GCGTGCCATTAAACAAGTCGTTATACACGATAAGTTATTTGCTGGTAACCTCAGCTGCTGCTGGAATCACATTCTGTTTGTTATATGTGCTG GTGGACATTTATGGTTGGAGGCGCTTGATGTTTGTTCTAGAGTGGATGGGAAAGCATTCTCTTAGTATCTTTATTCTCATAACATCAAATATAGCTGTGATTTTAATTCAAGGATTTTATTGGCGAGATCCACGTAATAACATT GTTCGTTGGGTTGTGACAAAGTTCGTACAGAAATGA
- the LOC104228754 gene encoding SKP1-like protein 1A, translated as MKMIVLRSSDGETFEVEESVALESQTIKHMIEDDCADTSIPLPNVTSKILAKVIEYCKRHVDAASKTEDKAVEDDLKAFDADFVKVDQSTLFDLILAANYLNIKSLLDLTCQTVADMIKGKTPEEIRKTFNIKNDFTPEEEEEVRRENAWAFE; from the exons ATGAAGATGATCGTATTGAGGAGTTCCGACGGCGAAACCTTCGAGGTAGAAGAGTCAGTTGCCCTAGAGTCGCAGACAATCAAGCATATGATCGAAGACGACTGCGCCGACACCAGCATCCCTTTACCTAACGTGACGAGCAAGATCTTAGCTAAGGTGATTGAGTACTGCAAGCGCCACGTGGACGCCGCCTCTAAGACGGAAGATAAGGCCGTCGAGGACGATCTCAAGGCTTTCGATGCTGACTTTGTCAAAGTTGACCAGAGTACCCTCTTCGATCTCATCCTG gctgccaactatttgaacatAAAGAGCTTGCTTGATCTGACATGTCAGACAGTTGCAGACATGATCAAAGGGAAGACCCCTGAGGAGATCCGTAAGACATTCAACATTAAGAATGACTTCACTccggaggaagaggaagaagttaGGAGGGAGAATGCTTGGGCTTTTGAGTGA